A part of Melittangium boletus DSM 14713 genomic DNA contains:
- a CDS encoding sigma-54-dependent transcriptional regulator, whose translation MTTPTPTVLVVDDDQANLDSVARIFQREGLETLTAHNGTEALERLRRPEVSVMVTDLMMPGMDGQELLKASRTIRPDVEVVLMTAYGTVETAVAAMKDGAYDFITKPLKRHALVKAVQKALEKHDLAAENRVLKAKLAEMGGPGGRAMVGQSPAFRAMMDTLRQAAPSTATVLLLGESGTGKELAARALHEQSHRAKGAFVAINCGALPESILEAELFGVERGAFTGAVSRREGRFERAHGGTLFLDEVGEMPLSAQVKLLRVLQEGELERLGGTQTVKVDVRVVAATNKDLVREVAEGRFREDLYYRLHVVEVRVPALASRREDIPLLADAFLRRFASKNAKALRGFSPEALSALENYAWPGNVRELEHAVERAVVLARSDVLEVGDLPETVRKGPVGSAGQLVIPIGTPMEEVERRVIHETLRHTKGDKTLAARLLGIAARTIYRKLEREASETPGSEGPPPSPTE comes from the coding sequence ATGACGACACCCACCCCCACCGTCCTGGTCGTCGATGACGATCAAGCCAACCTGGACTCCGTCGCGCGCATCTTCCAGCGCGAGGGGCTGGAGACGCTCACCGCCCACAACGGCACCGAGGCCCTGGAGCGGCTGCGCCGGCCCGAGGTGAGCGTCATGGTGACGGATCTGATGATGCCCGGCATGGACGGGCAGGAGCTGCTCAAGGCCTCGCGCACCATCCGCCCGGACGTGGAGGTGGTGCTGATGACGGCCTACGGCACGGTGGAGACGGCCGTGGCGGCCATGAAGGACGGCGCCTACGACTTCATCACCAAGCCCCTCAAGCGCCACGCCCTGGTGAAGGCCGTGCAGAAGGCGCTGGAGAAGCACGATCTGGCGGCGGAGAACCGCGTCCTCAAGGCGAAGCTCGCGGAGATGGGCGGCCCGGGCGGTCGCGCCATGGTGGGCCAGTCCCCCGCCTTCCGGGCGATGATGGACACCCTGCGCCAGGCGGCTCCGTCCACCGCCACCGTGCTGCTGCTGGGCGAGTCCGGCACGGGCAAGGAGCTGGCCGCGCGCGCCCTGCACGAGCAGTCCCACCGGGCCAAGGGCGCCTTCGTCGCCATCAACTGCGGCGCCCTGCCCGAGAGCATCCTCGAGGCGGAGCTCTTCGGCGTGGAGCGCGGCGCCTTCACCGGCGCGGTGTCCCGCCGCGAGGGCCGCTTCGAGCGCGCCCACGGCGGCACCCTCTTCCTCGACGAGGTGGGGGAGATGCCCCTGAGCGCCCAGGTGAAGCTCCTGCGCGTGCTCCAGGAGGGGGAGCTCGAGCGTCTGGGCGGCACGCAGACCGTCAAGGTGGACGTGCGCGTCGTGGCCGCCACCAACAAGGACCTGGTGCGCGAGGTGGCCGAGGGACGCTTCCGCGAGGACCTCTACTACCGCCTGCACGTGGTGGAGGTGCGCGTGCCCGCGCTCGCCTCGCGCCGCGAGGACATCCCCCTGCTGGCCGACGCCTTCCTGCGCCGCTTCGCCTCCAAGAACGCCAAGGCCCTGCGCGGCTTCTCCCCGGAGGCCCTCTCCGCCCTGGAGAACTACGCCTGGCCCGGCAACGTGCGCGAGCTGGAGCACGCCGTGGAGCGCGCCGTGGTGCTCGCCCGGAGCGACGTGCTGGAGGTGGGAGACCTGCCGGAGACCGTCCGCAAGGGGCCCGTCGGCTCCGCCGGACAACTCGTCATCCCCATCGGCACCCCCATGGAGGAGGTCGAGCGCCGGGTGATCCACGAGACCCTGCGCCACACCAAGGGCGACAAGACGCTCGCCGCCCGCCTGCTGGGCATCGCCGCGCGCACCATCTACCGCAAGCTCGAGCGCGAGGCCTCCGAGACGCCCGGCTCGGAAGGCCCCCCGCCCTCCCCCACGGAGTGA
- a CDS encoding ATP-binding protein — MTAPSPSTLDFQVLFEAVPASYLVLTPRFDIVAVSDAYLRDTRTRRQEILGRGVFEVFPHNPDDPDATGPRNLRASLERVLQTRAPDTMGVLKYDIPRPAAEGGGFEERYWSPVNTPVLDDSGEVLYLLHRAEDVTEFVLLQRQGVEQLQRNERLQARTEEMELENYQRARQLQDANRQLLQANEKLGRLNQRQSEFFANVSHELRTPLALVLGPVEDLLAGRAGALSEPVRDELERLSRHAARLPRLVNALVDFSRLESGHDEADFEPLDLAAATEELAQGFRPVVERAGLTLTVDCPPLSQPVHVDRRMWEKIVLNLVSNAYKFTFEGGLTVRLRERGGRAVLDVMDTGTGIPPSDVPHLFERFHRVRGARTRSQEGMGIGLALVQELTRLHGGGARVASVEGQGSTFTVDLPLGTAHLPRERLTPAPSWPRPFLTTESQMEEAWRWRVDVPPLPAPEARPAPTPAPMPRQPRPRASLLLADDNEDMRDYVRRVLASEFEVVDVEDGQAALESALAHPPDLVLTDVMMPRLDGVGLLRALRAAPQTQHLPILLLSARASEQSMLEALESGADDYLVKPFSAQELLARVRSNLELVRMRREVTRERAHTESLAEAIQARDDFLSVASHELRTPLATFQLHLDIAERGLREAQQHQAVERLVRARRFVRRLASLVDLMLDVSQITSGQLTLVRSRVDLSELLGEVTPLAEEEARRAGTALEVHVEGAAQGDFDVPRLSQVFHNLLSNALKFGAGRPVQVRLRPDGQLVHLDFVDHGLGIRAEDKARIFERFERAVSARNYGGLGLGLWVAREVVEAHAGRIEVADTPGGGTTFHITLPLAPSPSVER, encoded by the coding sequence ATGACCGCACCGTCCCCGTCGACCCTGGACTTCCAGGTCCTCTTCGAGGCGGTGCCCGCATCCTACCTCGTCCTCACCCCCCGCTTCGACATCGTCGCCGTCAGCGACGCCTACCTCCGGGACACGAGAACCCGGCGGCAGGAGATCCTCGGACGGGGCGTCTTCGAGGTGTTTCCGCACAACCCGGACGACCCGGACGCCACCGGTCCGCGCAACCTGCGCGCCTCGCTCGAGCGCGTGCTCCAGACGCGGGCCCCGGACACCATGGGCGTGCTCAAGTACGACATTCCGCGTCCAGCGGCCGAGGGCGGAGGCTTCGAGGAGCGCTACTGGTCCCCCGTCAACACGCCCGTGCTCGATGACTCGGGAGAAGTCCTCTACCTGCTGCACCGCGCCGAGGACGTGACGGAGTTCGTCCTGCTCCAGCGCCAGGGAGTGGAACAACTCCAGCGCAACGAGCGGCTCCAGGCGCGCACGGAGGAGATGGAGCTGGAGAACTATCAGCGCGCGCGCCAGCTCCAGGACGCCAACCGCCAACTGCTCCAGGCCAACGAGAAGCTCGGACGGCTCAACCAGCGCCAGTCCGAGTTCTTCGCCAACGTCAGCCACGAGCTGCGCACGCCCCTGGCCCTGGTGCTCGGACCGGTGGAGGATCTGCTCGCGGGCCGGGCGGGCGCCCTGAGCGAGCCGGTGCGTGACGAACTGGAACGGCTCTCGCGCCACGCCGCGCGCCTGCCCCGGCTCGTCAACGCCCTGGTCGACTTCTCCCGTCTGGAGTCCGGACATGACGAGGCGGACTTCGAGCCCCTGGACCTCGCCGCCGCCACCGAGGAGCTGGCCCAGGGCTTCCGCCCGGTGGTGGAGCGCGCCGGGCTGACGCTGACGGTGGACTGCCCGCCCCTGAGCCAGCCGGTCCACGTGGACCGGCGGATGTGGGAGAAGATCGTCCTCAACCTCGTCTCCAACGCCTACAAATTCACCTTCGAGGGAGGGCTCACCGTGCGGCTGCGCGAGCGGGGCGGCCGCGCGGTGCTGGACGTCATGGACACGGGCACGGGCATTCCCCCCTCGGACGTGCCCCACCTCTTCGAGCGCTTCCACCGCGTGCGGGGCGCCCGGACGCGCAGCCAGGAGGGCATGGGCATCGGGCTCGCGCTCGTGCAGGAGCTGACGCGGCTGCATGGCGGCGGCGCCCGGGTGGCCAGCGTCGAGGGACAGGGCAGCACCTTCACGGTGGACCTCCCCCTGGGCACGGCCCACCTGCCACGGGAACGCCTCACGCCGGCCCCTTCGTGGCCGCGTCCCTTTCTCACGACCGAATCCCAGATGGAGGAGGCCTGGCGCTGGCGGGTCGACGTGCCCCCACTCCCGGCTCCGGAGGCACGCCCCGCCCCCACGCCCGCTCCCATGCCCCGGCAGCCCCGGCCCCGCGCGAGCCTGCTGCTCGCCGACGACAACGAGGACATGCGCGACTACGTGCGCCGGGTGCTCGCCTCGGAGTTCGAGGTGGTGGACGTGGAGGACGGACAGGCCGCGCTGGAGTCGGCGCTCGCCCACCCGCCCGACCTGGTGCTCACCGATGTGATGATGCCGCGCCTGGATGGCGTCGGGCTGCTGCGGGCACTCCGGGCCGCGCCCCAGACCCAGCACCTGCCCATCCTCCTGTTGTCCGCGCGCGCGAGTGAGCAGTCGATGCTCGAGGCCCTGGAGTCGGGGGCGGATGACTACCTCGTCAAACCCTTCTCCGCCCAGGAACTGCTCGCCCGGGTGCGCTCGAACCTGGAGCTGGTGCGCATGCGCCGCGAGGTGACGCGCGAGCGCGCCCACACGGAGAGCCTCGCCGAGGCGATCCAGGCCCGCGATGACTTCCTGTCCGTGGCCTCCCACGAGCTGCGCACCCCCCTGGCCACCTTCCAGCTGCACCTGGACATCGCCGAGCGCGGCCTGCGCGAGGCCCAGCAGCACCAGGCCGTCGAGCGGCTCGTCCGGGCACGGCGCTTCGTGCGCCGGCTGGCCTCGCTCGTGGATCTGATGCTCGACGTGTCTCAAATCACCAGCGGCCAGCTCACCCTGGTGCGCTCGCGCGTGGACCTCTCCGAACTGCTCGGAGAGGTGACGCCGCTCGCCGAGGAGGAGGCGCGGCGGGCGGGCACGGCGCTCGAGGTGCACGTGGAGGGCGCGGCCCAGGGCGATTTCGATGTCCCCCGGCTCTCGCAGGTGTTCCACAACCTCCTGTCCAACGCCCTCAAGTTCGGCGCCGGGCGCCCCGTCCAGGTGCGGCTGAGGCCCGACGGGCAGCTCGTCCACCTGGACTTCGTGGACCATGGCCTGGGCATCCGCGCCGAGGACAAGGCCCGCATCTTCGAGCGCTTCGAGCGGGCGGTGTCCGCCCGCAACTACGGCGGCCTGGGCCTGGGCCTGTGGGTGGCGCGCGAGGTGGTGGAGGCCCACGCGGGCCGCATCGAGGTCGCCGACACGCCGGGCGGCGGCACGACCTTCCACATCACCCTTCCCCTGGCTCCGTCCCCGTCCGTCGAAAGGTAG
- a CDS encoding ParB/RepB/Spo0J family partition protein, translating to MAAKTPRKKTASPATPRKPRRKKAEPASRGLTPAEVASEAHAPAPELIQGILEDGGQVLGQYRDPLGGHTVVFAALPIDKVEPTPYQRDVSEPHVKRLATAMERLDRFLDPIIAIRKEGRYWTPNGNHRLQASKLLGGKAIMALVLPEEDVAYQILALNTEKAHNLKERSLEVVRMLRGLTGARAGREAEFAHLFEEPAFLTLGAAYEKRPRFSGGAYHPFIKRAETFLPLPLAEALQVREARADRLLELDDAVAHVVDALKQRGLQSPYLKNFVVARINFLRFKKEGPVEFDPTVTKMISSARKFNLDKVNREDLGRMSGPLLGSEDSE from the coding sequence ATGGCCGCGAAGACGCCGCGCAAGAAGACCGCCAGCCCCGCCACGCCCCGCAAGCCCCGGCGCAAGAAGGCCGAGCCCGCCTCCCGGGGCCTGACCCCCGCCGAGGTGGCGAGCGAGGCCCACGCGCCCGCGCCGGAGCTCATCCAGGGCATCCTCGAGGACGGCGGCCAGGTGCTCGGCCAGTACCGCGACCCCCTGGGCGGACACACCGTGGTGTTCGCCGCCCTGCCCATCGACAAGGTGGAGCCCACCCCCTACCAGCGCGACGTGTCCGAGCCCCACGTCAAGCGGCTGGCCACGGCCATGGAGCGCCTGGACCGGTTCCTGGACCCCATCATCGCCATCCGCAAGGAGGGCCGGTACTGGACGCCCAACGGCAACCACCGGCTCCAGGCCTCCAAGCTCCTGGGGGGCAAGGCCATCATGGCCCTGGTGCTGCCCGAGGAGGACGTGGCCTATCAGATCCTCGCCCTCAACACGGAGAAGGCGCACAACCTCAAGGAGCGCTCGCTCGAGGTCGTCCGCATGCTGCGCGGCCTCACCGGCGCGCGCGCCGGCCGCGAGGCGGAGTTCGCCCACCTCTTCGAGGAGCCCGCCTTCCTCACGCTCGGGGCCGCGTACGAGAAGCGGCCGCGCTTCTCCGGGGGCGCCTACCACCCCTTCATCAAGCGCGCCGAGACCTTCCTCCCCCTGCCCCTCGCCGAGGCCCTCCAGGTGCGCGAGGCCCGCGCGGACCGGCTCCTGGAGCTGGATGACGCCGTGGCCCACGTCGTGGACGCCCTCAAGCAGCGCGGCCTGCAGAGCCCCTACCTCAAGAATTTCGTCGTGGCGCGCATCAACTTCCTGAGATTCAAGAAGGAAGGCCCCGTCGAGTTCGACCCCACGGTGACGAAGATGATTTCCAGCGCCCGCAAGTTCAACCTGGACAAGGTCAACCGCGAGGACCTGGGCCGGATGAGCGGCCCCCTCCTCGGGTCCGAGGACTCGGAATAG
- the gspC gene encoding type II secretion system protein GspC translates to MELFFRKYFWTVNLVFILLVAFLAARTVNLFVEAAMTPLPSGEVAARQKAQPTETLASLDLKRLSDVTGIKVPEPDPVVAEPTTPDVDPNAAPVKSSLRVKLLGTLVASDKLWSVASIQDMNNQRSTTYMVGDRVQGAEVIDIERLRVIIINNGRKEFIDGQPGDGAAVASYTPPPLPSGPPVQAPNVNGSGIRAVGENDYEVPRSEIDRTLANLNDVAMQARIVPAFKDGQAQGFKLFSIRPDSIYSKIGVQNGDVIKRINGFDLNSPEKALEVYTKLKEASRIEIDLERNGSPVHKNYTIR, encoded by the coding sequence ATGGAACTCTTCTTCCGCAAATACTTCTGGACCGTGAACCTGGTGTTCATCCTGCTCGTGGCCTTCCTGGCGGCGCGCACGGTGAACCTGTTCGTCGAGGCCGCGATGACGCCCCTGCCCTCGGGCGAGGTGGCGGCCCGGCAGAAGGCCCAGCCCACCGAGACGCTGGCCTCGCTGGACCTCAAGCGCCTGTCGGACGTCACCGGCATCAAGGTGCCCGAGCCGGATCCCGTGGTGGCCGAGCCCACCACCCCCGACGTGGACCCCAACGCCGCCCCCGTCAAGAGCAGCCTGCGCGTGAAGCTGCTCGGCACGCTGGTGGCCAGCGACAAGCTGTGGAGCGTGGCCTCCATCCAGGACATGAACAACCAGCGCTCCACCACGTACATGGTGGGGGACCGGGTCCAGGGCGCCGAGGTGATCGACATCGAGCGCCTGCGCGTCATCATCATCAACAACGGCCGCAAGGAGTTCATCGACGGCCAGCCCGGAGACGGCGCCGCCGTGGCCAGCTACACGCCGCCGCCCCTGCCCAGTGGTCCGCCCGTGCAGGCGCCCAACGTCAACGGCAGCGGCATCCGCGCCGTGGGCGAGAACGACTACGAGGTGCCGCGCTCGGAGATCGATCGCACGCTGGCCAACCTCAACGACGTGGCCATGCAGGCGCGCATCGTGCCGGCCTTCAAGGACGGCCAGGCCCAGGGCTTCAAGCTCTTCTCCATCCGCCCCGACTCCATCTACTCGAAGATCGGCGTGCAGAACGGCGACGTCATCAAGCGCATCAACGGCTTCGACCTCAACAGCCCGGAGAAGGCGCTCGAGGTCTACACCAAGTTGAAGGAAGCCTCGCGGATCGAGATCGACTTGGAGCGCAACGGCTCGCCCGTCCACAAGAACTACACCATTCGTTAA